The proteins below are encoded in one region of Lytechinus pictus isolate F3 Inbred chromosome 11, Lp3.0, whole genome shotgun sequence:
- the LOC129272076 gene encoding uncharacterized protein LOC129272076: protein MSCDERWKWLASEDCFKWTECFLGVCPFEAENRGSAMDVSFCGDGQCDEGSEDRDNCPTDCCEVYNKKCLVTNNTCPDACCSTPSCCDARFGMLNTSQVWLVIIVSVVGSILLINFICCCCCFCCFRKCCGSKGNSRNAVV from the exons ATGTC ATGTGACGAACGATGGAAATGGCTGGCCAGCGAGGATTGCTTCAAATGGACAGAATGTTTCCTTGGAGTATGCCCATTTGAAGCCGAGAATAGAGG ATCGGCCATGGACGTGTCCTTCTGCGGCGATGGGCAGTGTGACGAGGGCTCGGAAGACCGTGATAATTGTCCAACTGATTGCTGTGaagtttacaataaaaaatgtcTAGTTACTAATAATACCTGCCCTGACGCCTGCTGTTCAACGCCATCGTGTTGTGATGCCAGGTTTGGTATGCTCAATACATCCCAGGTGTGGCTCGTTATCATCGTCAGCGTCGTAGGCTCCATCCTCCTCATCAACTTTAtctgttgttgctgctgcttcTGCTGCTTCAGGAAGTGTTGTGGTAGTAAAGGAAACAGCCGGAATGCGGTTGTGTGA
- the LOC129271117 gene encoding tubulin polyglutamylase TTLL7-like — translation MESGERPSSSRRSVPFPTSRKATFSGYGEETRPVTNHKKKRKKRPISINVTGTKYEVVRKVAEKYGALTDREDDPNCFLFWNDTAIPPERIGELKSYQRINHFAGMGEICRKDCLARNMTKMVKKHPEEFSFVPRTWIFPAEYSSFQNYVHDLRRRKKTRTFIVKPANGSMGQGITLYRNGERIPAQDHMIVQEYVDKPFLLEGFKFDLRVYVLVTSCDPLRIFLYPDGLVRMGTEQYLQPTDNNVDQLYMHLTNYSINKKNANFQRSSDVSTGSKRSISYLTDYLRRKDYDVNTMWKNIADVLVKTIIVAEPHVLHAYRNCRPGGNTTNDSVCFEILGFDVLLDRKLNPWVLEVNRAPSFGTDEQIDLDIKSGLLTDSFRLINMRTSDKRKGMAAQKAESQKRLLRPTKRLSTEHNELEKRRLDIEQRKAEIRVKLTQVRRENAREDYENRNMGRFRRIYPPHDRMLKEKYDRLIDDAFEIFLSGRAATIQRDAYQLLSGQIQEDELLDMLQQCDLSDCEREGSAKVFRGPKPLSSMPTVVNHVEEEDDDDEDDDEESEISPSSTPSSSTNTIDATAPEDHVRPHAPPPRTSRPPTHPSPHPLPSPISPGVGGRARPQSAQRPGSARPLSASNNIRSLSSSQRSRSLTRPRSSTNRITTGSMDDLSAAIRDKQDEIIKKMIASLKEMKIKFPGKTDDEATMILDKIHDNWKYHKPRIASYWLVKLDSIKRRKVIDIVRSNVKALIQRIWRCSEIENIRLYRILSKVFNRLLWSHGQGLWNCFSSSGSSWETIFSKSTEAITGLEMICCRRVVELCQDCLLIVYQFAADTKTTNSGGYSDSRNHHRTQSSLGPPTKIGSWNSASPTAMVPISQRMSRLYPTNSLEKL, via the exons ATGGAGTCAGGTGAAAGGCCTTCATCGTCAAGGAGAA GTGTCCCCTTTCCAACTAGTAGAAAAGCCACATTCAGTGGATATGGCGAAGAGACACGCCCAGTTACCAATCACAAGAAGAAACGAAAAAAGCGACCTATATCCATCAATGTCACCGGCACAAAATATGAAGTCG tgCGGAAAGTTGCAGAGAAGTATGGGGCGTTGACAGACAGAGAGGATGACCCCAACTG CTTCTTGTTCTGGAATGATACAGCAATTCCACCTGAAAGAATAGGAGAATTGAAGTCATATCAG AGAATTAATCACTTTGCTGGAATGGGGGAAATATGTCGAAAAGACTGTCTTGCCAGAAATATGACCAA GATGGTCAAGAAACATCCTGAAGAATTCAGTTTCGTTCCCAGAACCTGGATCTTTCCAGCAGAGTACTCAAGTTTTCAAAACTACGTTCATGATCTCAGGAGAAGAAAGAAGACAAGGACTTTCATTGTTAAACCTGCGAACGGTTCCATGGGCCAGGG gatcaCGTTATACAGGAATGGAGAACGCATACCAGCTCAAGATCACATGATAGTACAGGAATATGTAGACAAACCTTTCCTTCTTGAAGGATTCAAGTTTGACCTTCGCGTCTACGTCCTGGTGACGTCATGCGATCCTTTGAGAATATTCCTCTATCCGGATGGCTTGGTCCGTATGGGAACGGAGCAATACTTGCAACCTACTGATAACAATGTG GATCAACTGTACATGCATCTCACCAACTACTCAATCAACAAGAAGAATGCCAACTTTCAGCGTAGTTCTGACGTGAGTACGGGAAGCAAACGCTCCATCTCCTACCTGACTGACTACCTGAGACGAAAAGACTACGATGTCAATACTATGTGGAAGAACATTGCG GATGTGTTAGTGAAAACCATCATCGTGGCTGAACCCCATGTACTTCATGCATATCGGAACTGTCGACCTGGAGGAAATACCACCAATGACAGTGTGTGTTTTGAAATCCTAGGCTTTGATGTTCTACTGGATAGGAAACTTAACCCTTGGGTGCTTGAG GTCAACCGAGCACCAAGCTTTGGAACAGATGAACAGATTGATCTGGACATCAAGAGTGGTCTGTTGACAGATTCATTCCGGCTCATCAATATGAGAACCTCAGATAAAAGAAAGGGTATGGCAGCCCAGAAAGCTGAATCACAGAAGAGATTACTCAGACCAACTAAACGACTCTCAACAGAACATAAT GAGTTGGAAAAGAGGAGACTAGACATAGAGCAGCGGAAGGCGGAGATCAGGGTCAAGTTGACGCAGGTTCGACGAGAGAATGCACGGGAGGATTATGAAAATCGCAACATGGGACGTTTCCGTCGTATCTACCCACCTCACGATAGAATGCTAAAAGAGAAGTATGATAGATTGATAGATGATGCCTTTGAGATCTTTCTATCCGGTAGAGCTGCTACTATACAAAGGGATGCGTATCAACTACTCTCTGGTCAAATACAG GAGGATGAGTTACTGGACATGTTACAGCAGTGTGATTTATCAGATTGTGAGAGGGAGGGCAGTGCCAAGGTGTTCAGGGGACCAAAG CCTCTGTCATCCATGCCAACGGTGGTCAATCATGTTGAGGAAGAGGACgacgatgatgaggatgacgatGAGGAATCCGAGATCTCACCATCTAGTACTCCATCCTCCTCCACTAACACCATCGATGCAACAGCACCGGAGGATCATGTCAGACCTCATGCGCCACCACCTAGGACGTCCCGCCCCCCTACACACCCCTCTCCTCACCCCTTGCCAAGCCCAATCAGTCCAGGGGTCGGTGGTAGGGCCAGACCGCAATCTGCTCAAAGACCAGGCTCAGCAAGACCACTGTCAGCATCCAACAACATCCGTAGTCTATCATCGTCTCAGAGATCGAGATCTCTGACACGTCCTAGGTCTTCAACCAATAGAATAACAACAGGGTCAATG gaTGATCTATCCGCTGCTATCAGGGATAAACAAGATGAGATTATCAAGAAGATGATAGCCTCcttaaaggaaatgaaaattaaattccCAGGAAAAACAGATGATGAAGCCACAATGATACTAGATAAG ATACATGACAACTGGAAGTATCACAAACCAAGGATAGCATCATATTGGCTTGTCAAACTAGATTCTATCAAGCGTCGTAAGGTGATTGACATCGTTCGTTCCAACGTGAAGGCTCTCATCCAACGTATCTGGCGTTGTTCTGAGATAGAGAACATCCGTCTCTATCGTATCTTAAGCAAGGTCTTTAATAGGCTCCTATGGAGTCACGGACAAGGGTTGTGGAATTGCTTCTCATCTTCAGG GAGTTCTTGGGAGACAATCTTCAGCAAGAGTACGGAGGCAATAACAGGACTGGAGATGATCTGCTGTAGAAGGGTTGTTGAGTTATGTCAGGATTGTCTTCTTATCGTCTATCAGTTTGCTGCGGATACCAAGACTACTAACAGTGGAGGGTACTCTGATTCCAGAAACCATCATAG AACTCAGTCCTCATTGGGACCACCTACGAAGATTGGATCCTGGAACAGTGCTAGTCCTACAGCTATGGTACCAATAAGTCAACGCATGTCCCGTCTCTATCCTACAAACTCGCTAGAAAAACTCTAG